Below is a window of Herminiimonas arsenicoxydans DNA.
GCATCCCGAACGGCCGCCCTATCGTGTATGAACTGGATGACAATCTGAAACCCATCCGTCATTACTACCTGGGTGATCAGGAATCGCTGGCAGCAGCCGTCCAGGCGGCCGCCAGCCACGGACCAGTGCCATAAACTCCGTGCAGCGTCCATTTCCATCACCCATCAAACGCAATACGCGCATCTTCGCCTGGCTACGCAAGCAACCCTGGCCGACGATGCGCATCATGAGCTCAATCATCGTGCTGGCGTTGCTGACCGGCGTGCCGCTACAGGCGCAGGCGCAAAAAGTCACCGATCGCAGCAAGCAAAAGAAAATCGCTGAAAGCGAGCGCGCCGATCTGCGGCAAAAACTGACGACGCTCAAACGCAGCATAGACAAGACGGAAACCGCAAAAAGCTCTGCCGCCAGCGCACTTGCCAAGTCGGAAGAAGCGATCTCGGATGCGCAACGCAATTTGCGGGATCTCGCCGAAGAACAGCAGCAAACCCAGGCCAGACTGAACGAGTTATCGCAGCAACAGGCCGCACTGCAAAAAATTGTCGAGGCGCAGCAAAGCCAGCTCGCCAGGTTGTTACGCGAACAATATGTCGCCGGCAATGAAGATCGCATCAAGCTGCTGCTCTCCGGCGACAATCCGAATCGCATCAATCGCGAACTGCAATACATGGGCTACATCTCGCGCGCGCAGGCAGCGCTGATCGAAGCGCTGCGCACCAATCTGGCAAAGATCGAAGACAATCAGGCAGCCGTGCAAAACACCAAGGAAGAGCTGGATGAAATCGCCGCCGAAGCGCGCGACCAGCACGCCATCCTGCAAAAGGAAAAAGCCCAGCGCGCCACGCTGTTGGCGCAACTATCGAACAAGCTGGTCGCGCAGCGCAAGGAAGCCGGCAACATCGAGCGCGACGAACAACGGCTCGCCAGCCTGGTGGACAAGCTGGCAGTGTTGATTCAGGAGCAACGCAAGGCGGAGGCTGCGGCGGCAGAAAAACGCCGCCAGGAACGTGCAGCGCGGGCGCGCGAAGAACGTGAAAAACGTCTGGCGCAGGCAAAAAAACGTGGCGCGCCGGACGAGCAGGCGTCGAGCGGGAAAATTAGCAACCCGAATGCGATCGAAGACGACGAACCGCCGTCCAAAACCCTGGCCAGAAATGAACTCACCCCCGACGCCAGTGTCCAGGATGGTGCCTTC
It encodes the following:
- a CDS encoding putative peptidase (Evidence 3 : Function proposed based on presence of conserved amino acid motif, structural feature or limited homology; Product type pe : putative enzyme) codes for the protein MSSIIVLALLTGVPLQAQAQKVTDRSKQKKIAESERADLRQKLTTLKRSIDKTETAKSSAASALAKSEEAISDAQRNLRDLAEEQQQTQARLNELSQQQAALQKIVEAQQSQLARLLREQYVAGNEDRIKLLLSGDNPNRINRELQYMGYISRAQAALIEALRTNLAKIEDNQAAVQNTKEELDEIAAEARDQHAILQKEKAQRATLLAQLSNKLVAQRKEAGNIERDEQRLASLVDKLAVLIQEQRKAEAAAAEKRRQERAARAREEREKRLAQAKKRGAPDEQASSGKISNPNAIEDDEPPSKTLARNELTPDASVQDGAFAALRGRLRLPIRGDLIAKFGSKRGDGPSWKGLFIRANEGTEVKAIAAGRVIFAEWLRGFGNLIIVDHGSQYMTIYGNNQSVLKHAGDAVKAGDVIASTGNSGGNEQSGLYFEMRHQGRAFDPLGWVTIR